In a genomic window of Festucalex cinctus isolate MCC-2025b chromosome 11, RoL_Fcin_1.0, whole genome shotgun sequence:
- the LOC144030460 gene encoding uncharacterized protein LOC144030460 yields MQEKSSPESQQQQQCSKCGRSFCLPQSDQTKPTDKHDVASGCPSCREDGNPLGEGQVRMEPPSCLLCGRTFTSSAHLTLHLASHNKERRFQCGTCGKWFHKNSHLVAHQVIHSGNRPFKCPECGKTFVRAAHLKTHRRIHTGEKPFQCSYCGKAFTQKSGLLSHTRIHAGERARTCDERGETLDSAPPPLPREAEENAAASAAQPDSGVSDLKCGVCCRTFIRSSYIRLHVRLEKGLRPYHCKVCNKTFAKLETFINHCDKHLRQKGEKSGDVVKPPLFIPLSKPTERPPEVAQSAPAEVTMGSGVKL; encoded by the coding sequence ATGCAGGAGAAAAGCAGCCCAGAaagtcagcagcagcagcagtgctCCAAGTGCGGACGGAGCTTCTGTCTCCCGCAGTCGGATCAAACCAAACCGACGGACAAGCATGACGTTGCGTCCGGATGTCCGTCCTGCCGGGAGGACGGAAACCCCCTCGGCGAAGGGCAGGTCCGCATGGAGCCGCCCAGCTGTTTACTGTGCGGAAGAACCTTCACCTCCTCCGCTCACTTGACCTTACACCTGGCCTCCCACAACAAAGAGAGGCGGTTCCAGTGCGGCACCTGTGGCAAGTGGTTCCACAAGAACTCCCACCTGGTGGCCCACCAGGTCATCCACAGCGGCAACAGGCCCTTTAAATGCCCCGAGTGCGGCAAGACATTCGTGCGGGCCGCACATCTCAAAACCCACCGGCGAATTCACACAGGTGAGAAACCCTTCCAGTGTTCCTACTGTGGCAAGGCCTTCACGCAGAAGTCGGGCCTGCTCTCGCACACCCGAATTCACGCGGGCGAGCGGGCGCGCACGTGTGACGAGCGCGGCGAAACGCTCGACTCCGCGCCGCCGCCGCTCCCTCGCGAGGCCGAAGAGAACGCGGCGGCGAGCGCAGCTCAGCCCGACTCCGGCGTGAGCGACCTGAAGTGCGGCGTCTGCTGCCGCACCTTCATTAGGTCGTCCTACATCAGGCTGCACGTCCGCCTCGAAAAGGGGCTGCGGCCTTATCACTGCAAAGTGTGCAACAAGACCTTTGCCAAGCTGGAAACGTTTATCAACCACTGCGATAAACATCTGAGgcagaaaggggaaaaaagcggcGACGTGGTGAAACCCCCGTTGTTCATCCCGCTGTCAAAGCCGACTGAGCGACCTCCGGAGGTCGCTCAGTCGGCGCCCGCTGAGGTCACGATGGGCTCCGGGGTCAAATTGTGA
- the prmt2 gene encoding protein arginine N-methyltransferase 2, protein MEDELEDLVPPEEYVVRWSFTGRCSDELSINKGDQLMVHAKITPEWWWAELRGVFGYVPASYLHHGVIEEEDEEDEEEDAWQDEEYYLTYGTLNLHLEMLSDKSRTEAYRRVIVNNSASLHRKVVMDLGCGTGIMSLFCAQLAQPAAVYAVEASSMVQHTRELVKQNACEEVVTVLQGRAEDIQLPEQVDVLVSEWMGNCLLFEFMVESVLLARDRWLREGGMMWPSSAALTLVPCQARRYYAEKMAFWENPYGLDFTPLQPLALEEFFAKPKFSHLMEPGDRLAPPADVICLDMHTLQVADLEEMQGEFQFHLEKSGVFHGFTAWFSVYFKSLEEGGAPVELNTGPDSEPTHWKQTLFMLDEPVSVNAADRIGGSIILRRNPTWRRHLTVTLHWDINGRTQEVGTKSFPMWR, encoded by the exons ATGGAGGATGAGCTGGAGGATCTGGTGCCACCCGAGGAATATGTTGTTCGCTGGAGCTTTACTGGGCGTTGCAGTGACGag CTTAGCATCAACAAAGGCGATCAACTGATGGTCCATGCCAAGATTACCCCTGAATGGTGGTGGGCTGAGCTGCGAGGGGTCTTTGGTTACGTCCCTGCCAGCTACCTCCACCACGGAGTCattgaagaggaggatgaggaggatgaggaggaggacgcGTGGCAGGATGAGGAGTACTACTTGACTTATGGAACACTG AATCTTCACTTGGAGATGTTGTCAGACAAGAGCCGCACGGAGGCGTACAGGCGGGTCATCGTCAACAACAGCGCTTCTCTGCACAGGAAGGTGGTGATGGATCTCGGCTGCGGGACGGGCATCATGAGTCTGTTCTGCGCTCAGCTGGCACAACCAGCAGCG GTGTACGCTGTGGAGGCGAGCTCGATGGTGCAGCACACCAGGGAGCTGGTGAAGCAGAACGCATGCGAAGAGGTGGTCACGGTGTTGCAGGGGCGAGCCGAGGACATCCAACTACCTGAGCAGGTGGACGTCCTGGTGTCCGAGTGGATGGGCAACTGCTTGCTG tTTGAGTTCATGGTGGAATCCGTCCTGCTGGCCAGGGACCGCTGGCTGAGGGAAGGTGGTATGATGTGGCCTTCTTCCGCAGCCCTCACCTTGGTGCCATGTCAAGCCCGCCGATATTACGCAGAGAAAATGGCCTTCTGGGAGAATCCCTACGGCCTGGACTTCACCCCGCTTCA GCCTCTCGCACTGGAGGAATTCTTTGCCAAGCCCAAGTTCAGCCACTTGATGGAGCCAGGCGACCGCCTCGCCCCTCCTGCCGACGTCATCTGCTTGGATATGCACACGCTGCAGGTGGCAGATCTGGAG GAAATGCAGGGCGAGTTTCAGTTTCACCTAGAAAAGTCCGGCGTGTTCCACGGCTTCACCGCCTGGTTCAGTGTGTACTTCAAGAGCCTGGAGGAAGGGGGAGCGCCGGTGGAGTTGAACACCGGACCTGACTCAGA GCCGACACACTGGAAGCAGACTCTGTTCATGCTGGACGAGCCCGTCAGCGTGAACGCCGCAGATCGCATTGGCGGAAGCATCATTCTGCGAAGGAATCCCACCTGGAGGCGCCACCTGACCGTCACCCTCCACTGGGACATCAACGGCCGCACGCAGGAG GTCGGCACGAAGAGCTTCCCCATGTGGCGCTGA